One Caulobacter segnis genomic window carries:
- a CDS encoding M10 family metallopeptidase yields the protein MSIEPFPLASDDSASISGGETPNAFVNADSRTGVVAGKTSLTVAQAASQLLRGEPGWSAALNTAFTVTYAFRETAPTTMPSDTGGFSQFSAAQILQAEKALQAWSDVANITFVRVGEGTTGVGAYSNSAAILFGNYSSGESGAAAFAYYPGNIAASSISGDVWINSSLSYNANPTATNYGGMVLVHELGHAIGLAHPADYDAEANTTLTYAADAGYYEDSRQYTVMSYFSESNTGGSFGGVYASAPLLDDIAAAQLAYGANMTTRTGDTVYGFNSNAGRDVFSATTASTKLVFAVWDAGGTDTFDFSGYKVAQTIDLRSGYFSSVGGSTGNVTIAMGATVENAIGGTAADTINGNAVANRVTGGQGNDVMDGGAGLDTAIYVGKFASYAISAKSDGGWSIKDNAGTDGTDSVINIETLAFSDRTAWLVDSRVAAAMTSVLRLNALNVSAEATTKSLATAMASGTSYTDAITLVTKAAISTSAVAVLSYQFFTGKTPGAAGMDYLVNPEGVNGNNLNSAYYQSFNIENRYINFAVNLGKVGEGKDAFAATYGALSLFEATRKAYATIFGLNPTDEKVHALIDGRADYFAIYGGDGVNGQGTKAAMVGWLMAEAEKADVGVYAKSADALFADQVTHNVYGVDLIGTYAKPEYNLT from the coding sequence GTGAGCATTGAACCGTTTCCTCTGGCGTCTGACGATTCCGCGTCGATCTCGGGCGGCGAGACGCCCAACGCCTTCGTCAACGCCGACTCCCGCACGGGTGTCGTGGCCGGCAAGACCAGCCTGACCGTCGCCCAGGCGGCCTCGCAGCTGCTGCGCGGCGAGCCCGGCTGGTCGGCCGCGCTGAACACGGCCTTCACGGTGACCTACGCGTTCCGCGAGACCGCGCCGACGACCATGCCCAGCGACACCGGCGGCTTCTCGCAATTCTCCGCCGCCCAGATCCTCCAGGCCGAGAAGGCGCTGCAGGCCTGGTCGGACGTGGCCAACATCACCTTCGTCCGGGTCGGCGAGGGAACCACGGGCGTCGGCGCCTACAGCAACAGCGCCGCGATCCTGTTCGGCAACTACAGCTCTGGGGAGTCCGGCGCGGCGGCCTTCGCCTACTATCCGGGCAACATCGCGGCCAGCAGCATCTCCGGCGACGTCTGGATCAATTCCAGCCTCAGCTACAACGCCAACCCGACGGCCACCAACTACGGCGGCATGGTGCTGGTCCACGAGCTGGGCCACGCGATCGGCCTGGCCCACCCGGCCGACTACGACGCCGAGGCCAACACCACCCTGACCTACGCCGCCGACGCCGGCTATTACGAGGACAGCCGCCAGTACACGGTGATGTCCTATTTCAGCGAGAGCAACACCGGCGGTTCGTTCGGCGGCGTCTACGCCTCGGCCCCGCTGCTGGACGACATCGCCGCGGCCCAGCTGGCCTATGGCGCAAACATGACCACGCGCACGGGCGATACGGTCTACGGCTTCAACTCCAACGCCGGCCGCGACGTGTTCAGCGCCACGACCGCGTCGACCAAGCTGGTCTTCGCCGTCTGGGACGCGGGCGGGACCGACACCTTCGACTTCTCCGGCTACAAGGTCGCCCAGACCATCGACCTGCGCTCGGGCTACTTCTCCAGCGTCGGCGGCTCGACCGGCAATGTCACCATCGCCATGGGCGCGACCGTCGAGAACGCCATCGGCGGCACGGCGGCCGACACCATCAACGGCAACGCCGTCGCCAACCGCGTCACCGGCGGCCAGGGCAACGACGTGATGGACGGGGGCGCGGGCCTGGACACCGCCATCTATGTCGGCAAGTTCGCCAGCTACGCCATCAGCGCCAAGAGCGACGGCGGCTGGTCGATCAAGGACAACGCCGGGACCGACGGCACCGACAGCGTGATCAACATCGAGACCCTGGCCTTCTCGGACCGCACGGCCTGGCTCGTCGACAGCCGCGTCGCCGCCGCCATGACCAGCGTCCTGCGCCTGAACGCCCTCAATGTCAGCGCCGAGGCGACGACCAAGAGCCTGGCGACCGCCATGGCCTCGGGGACCAGCTACACGGACGCCATCACCCTGGTGACCAAGGCGGCGATCTCGACCAGCGCCGTGGCGGTGCTGTCCTACCAGTTCTTCACCGGCAAGACGCCCGGCGCGGCCGGCATGGACTACCTGGTCAATCCGGAAGGCGTGAACGGCAACAACCTCAACAGCGCCTACTACCAGTCGTTCAACATCGAGAACCGCTACATCAACTTCGCGGTCAACCTGGGCAAGGTGGGCGAGGGCAAGGACGCCTTCGCGGCGACCTACGGCGCCCTGTCGCTGTTCGAGGCCACGCGGAAGGCCTATGCGACGATCTTCGGCCTGAACCCGACGGACGAGAAGGTGCACGCCCTGATCGACGGGCGCGCCGACTACTTCGCCATCTATGGCGGCGACGGGGTCAACGGCCAGGGGACCAAGGCGGCCATGGTCGGCTGGCTGATGGCCGAGGCCGAGAAGGCCGACGTCGGCGTCTACGCCAAGTCCGCCGACGCCCTCTTCGCCGACCAGGTCACGCACAATGTCTATGGCGTCGACCTGATCGGGACCTACGCCAAGCCGGAATACAACCTGACCTGA
- a CDS encoding amino acid permease gives MSFWTRRKALDAIVAVEADRRLKPTLSWPHLLALGIGAIIGTGIYTLTGIGAERAGPAVILAFAACGVLCVFAALAYAEVATLIPAAGSAYTYAYAVLGEGLAWIVGWSLVLEYAVTCAAVAVGWSGYMVGLLKSAGITLPPEILAGPHAGGIINLPAVLITVAITAMLAKGARESATLNIFLVVIKIVALAVFVALTFTAIKGQNFTPFMPYGFAAHTEGGHPRGVMAAAAIVFFAFFGFDAVSTSAEEVKNPKRDLTIGIIGSMIICTIIYMIVAACAVGAWPYAEFARSGEPLAFILRGLGHPAAAFGIAAAAIIALPSVILVMMFGQTRVFFVMARDGLLPRGLGKLHAKSGAPVTLTLITGAVVAVVGGFLPLDQIAELSNAGTLLAFICVAVCLMVLRVRRPDLPRLFRCPAAWVVAPLAVVGCLYFMASLPMGTLIRFLVWNVIGLIVYLAYSRRASLLN, from the coding sequence ATGAGTTTCTGGACCCGCCGCAAGGCGCTCGACGCGATCGTCGCGGTGGAGGCCGATCGCCGGCTGAAGCCGACCCTGTCCTGGCCGCACCTGCTGGCCCTGGGCATCGGGGCGATCATCGGTACGGGGATCTACACCCTGACCGGCATCGGCGCCGAGCGGGCCGGGCCGGCGGTGATCCTGGCCTTCGCCGCCTGCGGGGTGCTGTGCGTGTTCGCCGCCCTGGCCTATGCCGAGGTCGCGACCCTGATCCCGGCGGCCGGCAGCGCCTACACCTATGCCTATGCGGTGCTGGGCGAGGGCCTGGCCTGGATCGTCGGCTGGAGCCTGGTGCTGGAATACGCCGTCACCTGCGCGGCCGTGGCGGTCGGCTGGTCAGGCTATATGGTCGGGCTGCTCAAGAGCGCGGGGATCACCCTGCCGCCCGAGATCCTGGCCGGACCCCACGCCGGCGGGATCATCAACCTGCCGGCCGTGCTGATCACCGTGGCGATCACCGCCATGCTGGCCAAGGGCGCGCGCGAGAGCGCCACGCTGAACATCTTCCTGGTGGTCATCAAGATCGTCGCCCTGGCGGTGTTCGTCGCCCTGACCTTCACGGCCATCAAGGGCCAGAACTTCACGCCGTTCATGCCCTACGGCTTCGCGGCCCACACCGAGGGCGGCCATCCGCGCGGGGTGATGGCCGCCGCCGCCATCGTGTTCTTCGCCTTCTTCGGCTTCGACGCGGTGTCGACCTCGGCCGAGGAGGTCAAGAACCCCAAGCGCGACCTGACCATCGGCATCATCGGTTCGATGATCATCTGCACCATCATCTACATGATCGTCGCCGCCTGCGCGGTCGGGGCCTGGCCCTATGCCGAGTTCGCCCGCTCGGGCGAGCCGCTGGCCTTCATCCTGCGCGGTCTGGGCCATCCGGCCGCCGCCTTCGGCATCGCCGCGGCCGCGATCATCGCCCTGCCCAGCGTCATCCTGGTGATGATGTTCGGCCAGACGCGGGTGTTCTTCGTCATGGCCCGCGACGGCCTGCTGCCGCGCGGCCTGGGCAAGCTGCACGCCAAGAGCGGGGCCCCGGTCACCCTGACCCTGATCACCGGCGCGGTGGTGGCGGTGGTGGGCGGCTTCCTGCCGCTGGACCAGATCGCCGAGCTGTCCAACGCCGGCACCCTGCTGGCCTTCATCTGCGTGGCGGTGTGCCTGATGGTTCTGCGCGTGCGCCGGCCCGACCTGCCGCGGCTGTTCCGCTGCCCGGCGGCCTGGGTCGTCGCGCCCCTGGCGGTGGTCGGCTGCCTCTACTTCATGGCCAGCCTGCCGATGGGCACGCTGATCCGCTTCCTGGTCTGGAACGTGATCGGCCTGATCGTCTACCTGGCCTACAGCCGGCGGGCGAGCTTGCTGAACTAG
- the mnmD gene encoding tRNA (5-methylaminomethyl-2-thiouridine)(34)-methyltransferase MnmD, protein MDPTAPSPLVWREDGLPQSSLYGDVYFSSVDGLAETRAVFLAGCGLPERFTEQRDLVVGELGFGSGLNIAALLDLWRRKKPEGGRLHIFSIEAHPLARDEAARILAHWPELGAAAQVLLDHWPGRARGFHRVDLPGFDAVLDLAVMDVVEALEAWEGAADAWFLDGFSPALNPAMWRDEVLAAVAKRSAPGARAATFTVAGAVRRGLQAAGFEVAKRPGFGRKRERLEAWLPDGREVPPRPESLAVIGGGIAGAALARAARAEGLAVTVIDDPHGVAASGNPAGLVTPALDAGGGPRAALYAQAFARAVQLYAAMPEVIVAREVLQLPQTERDPARFATVAGQDLFEPGTMAVTDASALAMRAALVVEPPAITAAWSGAVVRRRVARLERDAEGWRLLDEAGDLIVRADRVALAGGADSAGLAPDLALSPVRGQASWTDGVSTRPTAFGGYAVPTRAGVLFGATHDRGQTAIDVRPEDHDRNLATLAKGLPDLAKQLSGRTFEGRAAVRATTSDRLPLAGVRADGVLVLTGLGSRGLCLAPLLAEHLVARALGVPSPLPRQLSHLVESARFDSRAPGVGV, encoded by the coding sequence ATGGATCCCACCGCTCCCTCCCCCCTCGTCTGGCGCGAGGACGGCCTGCCGCAGTCCAGCCTGTACGGCGACGTCTACTTCTCCAGCGTCGACGGCCTGGCCGAGACGCGGGCGGTGTTCCTGGCCGGCTGCGGCCTGCCGGAACGGTTCACAGAGCAACGGGACTTGGTGGTCGGCGAACTGGGCTTCGGCTCGGGCCTGAACATCGCCGCCCTGCTGGACCTGTGGCGGCGCAAGAAACCGGAAGGCGGCCGGCTCCACATCTTCTCGATCGAGGCCCATCCGCTGGCGCGCGACGAGGCCGCGCGGATCCTGGCCCACTGGCCCGAGCTGGGCGCGGCGGCCCAGGTGCTGCTGGACCACTGGCCCGGCCGCGCGCGGGGCTTCCACCGCGTCGACCTGCCCGGCTTCGACGCCGTGCTCGATCTCGCCGTCATGGACGTGGTCGAGGCGCTGGAGGCCTGGGAGGGCGCGGCCGACGCCTGGTTCCTGGACGGCTTCTCGCCCGCCCTCAACCCGGCCATGTGGCGCGACGAGGTGCTGGCCGCCGTGGCGAAACGCTCGGCTCCCGGCGCCCGCGCGGCGACCTTCACCGTGGCCGGCGCCGTGCGGCGCGGCCTGCAGGCCGCCGGCTTCGAGGTCGCCAAGCGCCCCGGCTTCGGCCGCAAGCGCGAGCGGCTGGAGGCGTGGCTGCCGGATGGTCGCGAGGTCCCGCCCCGCCCCGAAAGCCTAGCCGTCATCGGCGGCGGGATCGCCGGCGCGGCCCTGGCCCGCGCCGCGCGCGCCGAGGGCCTGGCGGTCACCGTCATCGACGATCCGCACGGGGTCGCCGCCTCGGGCAATCCGGCCGGCCTGGTCACCCCCGCCCTCGACGCCGGCGGCGGCCCGCGCGCGGCGCTGTACGCCCAGGCCTTCGCCCGCGCCGTCCAGCTGTACGCGGCCATGCCCGAGGTGATCGTCGCCCGCGAAGTGCTGCAGCTGCCCCAGACCGAGCGCGACCCGGCCCGCTTCGCCACCGTCGCCGGCCAGGACCTGTTCGAGCCCGGGACCATGGCCGTGACCGACGCCTCGGCCCTGGCCATGCGCGCGGCCCTGGTGGTCGAGCCGCCGGCGATCACCGCCGCCTGGTCCGGTGCGGTCGTCCGCCGCCGCGTCGCCCGACTGGAGCGCGATGCAGAGGGTTGGCGCCTTCTGGATGAGGCCGGCGACCTGATCGTCCGCGCCGATCGCGTGGCCCTGGCCGGCGGGGCGGACAGCGCCGGCCTGGCCCCCGACCTTGCCCTGAGCCCTGTGCGCGGCCAGGCCAGCTGGACTGACGGCGTCTCGACCCGACCCACGGCGTTCGGCGGCTATGCGGTTCCCACCCGCGCGGGCGTGCTGTTCGGCGCCACCCACGACCGGGGCCAGACCGCCATCGACGTCCGGCCCGAGGACCACGACCGCAACCTGGCGACCCTGGCCAAGGGCTTGCCGGACTTGGCCAAGCAGCTTTCGGGACGAACCTTCGAGGGCCGCGCGGCGGTGCGGGCGACCACGTCGGACCGCCTGCCGCTGGCCGGCGTCCGTGCGGACGGCGTGCTGGTTCTGACGGGGCTGGGCTCGCGCGGCCTGTGCCTGGCGCCGCTGCTGGCCGAGCATCTGGTGGCCAGGGCGTTGGGCGTCCCCTCGCCGCTGCCGCGCCAATTGTCGCACCTGGTCGAATCGGCCCGTTTCGACTCGCGCGCCCCCGGCGTCGGCGTATAA
- a CDS encoding OmpA family protein, which produces MRMRLLVGVAAVALSAASGALAQSATSGFYVAADAGYHEPKDVKATSSNGYQWNFGSDHDWAAFGRLGYKFTPNWRVEAEYGYRPSDIKGVHGAGLSGAQPIGLCTAGVGRSAASPDCGEPVGKFKASTLMANVIYDFAPNSALNPFVGVGAGTAWVHNKVYGQLSGVPTGAARFQNTSFDDVDQAFAYQGIVGLGWNFATNWSLDLTGRYLETKKLDWGSVTQNAGPAGGSITDVGTFSGKYKDTSVTLGLRYTFGSPPPPPPPPPPPPPPPPPPEPAPPPPPPPPAAPAYEAREFVVYFPFDQYVLTPEAQAVVQQAAEYAKGGGASKIVVTGHTDTSGSDKYNQKLSERRAKAVADGLVSLGVNATALSVDWKGESAPAVATGDGVKEPLNRRSTVSINF; this is translated from the coding sequence ATGAGAATGCGTTTGCTGGTTGGCGTCGCGGCGGTTGCGCTAAGCGCCGCCTCGGGCGCTCTGGCCCAAAGCGCCACGAGCGGCTTCTACGTCGCGGCGGACGCCGGTTACCACGAGCCCAAGGACGTCAAGGCGACGTCCTCCAACGGCTATCAGTGGAATTTCGGCAGCGACCACGATTGGGCCGCGTTCGGCCGCCTGGGCTACAAGTTCACTCCGAATTGGCGTGTGGAAGCCGAATACGGCTACCGCCCCAGCGACATCAAGGGCGTGCACGGCGCGGGCCTGTCCGGCGCCCAGCCGATCGGCCTCTGCACCGCCGGCGTCGGCCGTTCGGCCGCCTCGCCCGACTGCGGCGAGCCGGTGGGCAAGTTCAAGGCCTCGACCTTGATGGCCAACGTCATCTACGACTTCGCGCCCAACTCCGCCCTGAACCCGTTCGTCGGCGTCGGCGCCGGTACGGCCTGGGTGCATAACAAGGTCTATGGCCAGCTGTCGGGTGTTCCGACCGGCGCGGCGCGCTTCCAGAACACCAGCTTCGATGACGTCGACCAGGCGTTCGCCTATCAGGGCATCGTCGGCCTGGGCTGGAACTTCGCCACCAACTGGTCGCTGGACCTGACCGGCCGCTACCTCGAGACCAAGAAGCTCGACTGGGGTTCGGTCACGCAGAACGCCGGTCCGGCCGGTGGCTCGATCACCGACGTCGGCACCTTCTCGGGCAAGTACAAGGACACCTCGGTGACCCTGGGTCTGCGCTACACCTTCGGGTCGCCGCCGCCCCCGCCGCCCCCGCCGCCGCCCCCGCCGCCCCCGCCGCCTCCGCCCGAGCCGGCTCCTCCGCCCCCGCCGCCGCCTCCGGCCGCGCCGGCCTACGAGGCCCGCGAATTCGTGGTCTACTTCCCGTTCGATCAGTACGTGCTGACGCCGGAAGCCCAGGCCGTGGTCCAGCAAGCGGCTGAATACGCCAAGGGCGGCGGCGCTTCGAAGATCGTGGTGACGGGTCACACCGACACCTCGGGTTCGGACAAGTACAACCAGAAGCTCTCGGAACGCCGCGCCAAGGCGGTGGCCGACGGTCTGGTCAGCCTGGGCGTCAACGCCACGGCGCTGTCGGTCGACTGGAAGGGTGAAAGCGCTCCGGCCGTCGCTACCGGCGATGGCGTGAAGGAACCGCTGAACCGCCGCTCGACGGTGTCGATCAACTTCTAA
- a CDS encoding M24 family metallopeptidase gives MTLGVGGSTMDLQLAGLSPRPGRPPAITVAEYGARLERARSLTAALGGEALLVGAGASLRYFTGVPWGATERLVALLLPLRGRPIMICPGFELGSLQADLKIEADIRLWQEHEDPAVLVGRALSEVGAGTLALDPAAPFSLFSALGKAAPSLKAIDATPVIDGCRGVKSPAELALMRYAKAITLDVHRRAGAILAPGITASAVKRFIDTAHRAAGADGGSTFCAVQFGLATAYPHGLPGDQTLGEGDLVLIDTGCQVEGYNADITRTYVFGAPGDEHRRIWDIEHEAQAAAFAAVRPGVPCEVIDQTARQVLERHGLGPDYALPGLPHRTGHGIGLSIHEGPYLVRGDRTPLAPGMCFSNEPMIVLPDRFGVRLEDHFHVTEDGAAWFTEPSPSIDAPFGEA, from the coding sequence ATGACCCTGGGCGTCGGCGGTTCGACCATGGACCTGCAACTGGCGGGCCTTTCGCCCCGCCCGGGGCGTCCGCCGGCCATCACGGTCGCCGAGTACGGGGCGCGGCTGGAGCGGGCGCGAAGCCTGACCGCCGCCCTGGGCGGCGAGGCCCTGCTGGTCGGGGCCGGCGCCAGCCTGCGCTACTTCACCGGCGTGCCTTGGGGCGCGACCGAGCGCCTGGTGGCCCTGCTGCTGCCCCTGCGGGGACGGCCGATCATGATCTGTCCCGGCTTCGAACTGGGCTCGCTGCAAGCCGACCTGAAGATCGAGGCCGACATCCGCCTGTGGCAGGAACACGAGGATCCCGCCGTCCTGGTGGGCCGCGCCCTGTCGGAAGTCGGCGCCGGAACCCTGGCCCTGGATCCGGCCGCGCCGTTCTCCCTGTTCAGCGCCCTGGGCAAGGCCGCGCCGTCCCTGAAGGCGATCGACGCCACCCCGGTGATCGACGGCTGCCGGGGCGTGAAGTCGCCGGCCGAGCTGGCCCTCATGCGCTACGCCAAGGCCATCACCCTGGACGTCCACCGCCGGGCCGGGGCGATCCTGGCGCCGGGGATCACCGCCAGCGCGGTCAAGCGGTTCATCGACACGGCCCACCGCGCGGCGGGCGCCGACGGCGGCTCGACCTTCTGCGCGGTGCAGTTCGGCCTGGCCACCGCCTATCCGCACGGCCTGCCCGGCGACCAGACCCTGGGCGAGGGCGACCTCGTCTTGATCGACACCGGCTGCCAGGTCGAGGGCTACAACGCCGACATCACCCGCACCTATGTCTTCGGCGCGCCGGGCGACGAGCATCGCCGGATCTGGGACATCGAGCACGAGGCCCAGGCCGCCGCCTTCGCCGCCGTGCGCCCGGGCGTGCCGTGCGAGGTGATCGACCAGACCGCCCGCCAGGTGCTGGAGCGCCACGGCCTGGGTCCCGACTACGCCCTGCCGGGCCTGCCGCACCGCACCGGCCACGGCATTGGCCTGTCGATCCACGAGGGGCCCTATCTGGTGCGCGGCGACCGCACGCCGTTGGCGCCCGGCATGTGCTTTTCCAACGAGCCGATGATCGTGCTGCCCGACCGCTTCGGCGTGCGGCTCGAGGACCATTTCCATGTCACCGAGGACGGCGCGGCCTGGTTCACCGAGCCCTCGCCCTCGATCGACGCGCCGTTCGGCGAGGCCTGA
- a CDS encoding NAD(P)/FAD-dependent oxidoreductase, which produces MSGTLVIGGGVVGKACALALRRAGESVTLLDPQGSARPASYGNAGHIATEQVAPLASPAALASAFRRLFALGGALDFRLADIGAWGPWAARFVAASTADGAAHGQRALSGLLKNALPAWRRLAESLGRPDLLIERGHVVVWESAASARAGRAAWEAADIGQARLAPLAEPTKARLEQLIQPAIAGGVAFQNTGQVSDPALVLRLLDEAFDAAGGRRRVGQVRRLANVDGRVVAELSDGQQLAPERVLVAGGVGSGALMRGLGHVAPIIAERGYHLEGGADHWDDLPPVVFEDRSLILTRFGDRLRAASFVEFGREASPADPRKWARLRRHLSELDVSLEGPVAEWMGARPTLPDYLPAIGASRRVDNLYYAFGHQHLGLTLAATTGERVAALVGGAAPATDLAPFDLARFERGWNTRSNA; this is translated from the coding sequence ATGTCGGGAACCTTGGTGATCGGGGGTGGCGTGGTCGGCAAGGCCTGCGCCCTGGCGCTGCGCCGCGCCGGAGAGTCCGTGACCTTGCTGGACCCGCAAGGGTCGGCCCGTCCGGCCTCGTACGGGAACGCCGGCCACATCGCCACCGAGCAGGTCGCGCCCCTGGCCTCGCCAGCCGCCCTGGCCTCGGCCTTCCGCCGGCTGTTCGCCCTGGGCGGAGCCCTGGATTTCCGTCTCGCGGACATCGGCGCCTGGGGGCCATGGGCGGCCCGTTTCGTGGCGGCCTCGACGGCTGACGGCGCGGCGCACGGACAGCGGGCCCTGAGCGGCTTGCTCAAGAACGCCCTGCCGGCCTGGCGGCGCTTGGCCGAGAGCCTGGGCCGCCCCGACCTTCTGATCGAACGCGGCCATGTCGTGGTCTGGGAAAGCGCCGCCAGCGCCCGCGCCGGACGCGCCGCCTGGGAAGCCGCCGACATCGGCCAGGCCCGGCTGGCGCCCCTGGCCGAGCCGACCAAGGCGCGCCTGGAGCAGCTGATCCAGCCGGCGATCGCGGGCGGGGTCGCCTTCCAGAACACCGGCCAGGTCAGCGATCCGGCCTTGGTCCTGCGCCTGCTGGACGAGGCCTTCGATGCGGCCGGCGGCCGGCGGCGAGTCGGCCAGGTCCGGCGTTTGGCGAATGTCGACGGTCGCGTGGTCGCCGAACTCTCTGACGGCCAGCAGTTGGCGCCCGAGCGGGTGCTGGTCGCCGGCGGCGTCGGGTCCGGCGCGCTGATGCGGGGCCTGGGCCATGTCGCGCCGATCATCGCCGAGCGCGGCTATCACCTCGAGGGCGGCGCGGACCATTGGGACGACCTGCCGCCGGTGGTGTTCGAGGACCGCTCGCTGATCCTGACCCGCTTCGGCGACCGCCTGCGGGCCGCCAGCTTCGTCGAGTTCGGCCGCGAAGCCTCGCCCGCCGATCCGCGCAAGTGGGCCCGCCTGCGGCGGCATCTGTCCGAGCTGGACGTGAGCCTGGAGGGCCCTGTCGCCGAATGGATGGGCGCCCGGCCGACCTTGCCCGACTATCTTCCGGCCATCGGCGCCAGCCGGCGGGTCGACAATCTTTACTATGCGTTCGGCCACCAGCATCTGGGGCTGACCCTGGCGGCGACGACCGGTGAGCGGGTCGCGGCCCTGGTGGGCGGCGCGGCCCCGGCCACCGACCTGGCGCCGTTCGACCTGGCCCGGTTCGAGCGCGGATGGAACACGAGGAGCAACGCATGA
- the motA gene encoding flagellar motor stator protein MotA: MFQIIGIVMLFAMVFGSYLMGGGKLDVIIEAAPHELMAILGAAVAAFLISNSMVVIKATAGGFGKIFKGPKWKPSDYRDLLSLLFLLTKTMKSKGVIALESHIEKPHESTIFARYPKVTHDHFAVDFICDTLRMMTMNLEDPHQVEDAMEKQLEKHHHEALEPAHALQSMADALPALGIVAAVLGVIKTMGSITEPPAVLGGMIGGALVGTFLGVFIAYGIVGPMATRLQAVVNEDGAFYKIIQSVLVAHLHGNAAQISVEIGRGNVPSPSQPSFAELEEALSQIPPE; the protein is encoded by the coding sequence ATGTTCCAGATCATCGGCATCGTGATGCTCTTCGCCATGGTGTTCGGCAGCTACCTGATGGGTGGCGGCAAGCTGGACGTCATCATCGAAGCCGCCCCGCACGAGCTGATGGCCATCCTCGGCGCGGCCGTCGCCGCCTTCCTGATCTCCAACTCGATGGTGGTCATCAAGGCCACGGCCGGCGGCTTCGGCAAGATCTTCAAGGGCCCCAAGTGGAAGCCCTCCGACTATCGCGACCTGCTGTCCCTGCTGTTCCTGCTGACCAAGACGATGAAGTCCAAGGGCGTCATCGCCCTGGAAAGCCACATCGAAAAGCCGCACGAGAGCACGATCTTCGCCCGCTATCCGAAGGTCACCCACGACCACTTCGCCGTCGACTTCATCTGCGACACCCTGCGGATGATGACCATGAACCTGGAAGATCCCCACCAGGTCGAGGACGCGATGGAGAAGCAGCTCGAGAAGCACCACCACGAGGCGCTGGAGCCGGCCCACGCCCTGCAGAGCATGGCCGACGCCCTGCCCGCCCTGGGCATCGTCGCCGCCGTGCTGGGCGTCATCAAGACCATGGGCTCGATCACCGAGCCGCCGGCCGTCCTGGGCGGCATGATCGGCGGCGCCCTGGTCGGCACCTTCCTGGGCGTGTTCATCGCCTATGGCATCGTCGGCCCGATGGCCACGCGCCTGCAGGCCGTCGTCAACGAGGACGGCGCCTTCTACAAGATCATCCAGTCGGTCCTGGTCGCCCACCTGCACGGCAACGCCGCCCAGATCTCGGTCGAGATCGGCCGCGGCAACGTCCCCTCGCCCTCGCAGCCCAGCTTCGCCGAGCTGGAAGAGGCGCTGTCGCAGATCCCGCCCGAATAG
- a CDS encoding dihydrodipicolinate synthase family protein translates to MSSMNWSGVFPAATTQFNPDLSIDIDASQQVLDALIRDGVHGLVVLGTCGENNSLEADEKRTLLKAAVEVVAGRVPIIVGVSELTTTRAAAFAKDAETLGANALMALPAMVYVPTEAELEAHFRTVAQASSLPIMLYNNPPAYRAAITLGVLSRLADEPTIVAVKESAPDTRRFTDLARTFGDRFILMAGLDDVALEGLMLGARGWISGLTSAFPQESVALVAAFDRGDLEEARRIYRWFMPLLHLDAEHDLVQSIKLAETIMGRGTEYVRMPRQPLAGDRRAQVIAMVEEAAATRPQLTPAAAA, encoded by the coding sequence ATGAGTTCCATGAATTGGTCGGGCGTGTTCCCGGCCGCGACGACCCAGTTCAACCCTGATCTGTCCATCGACATCGACGCCAGCCAGCAGGTGCTGGACGCCTTGATCCGAGATGGCGTGCACGGTCTCGTGGTGCTGGGCACCTGCGGCGAGAACAACTCCCTGGAAGCCGACGAGAAGCGCACGCTGCTGAAGGCCGCCGTCGAGGTGGTGGCCGGCCGCGTGCCGATCATCGTCGGCGTCTCGGAGCTGACCACGACCCGCGCCGCGGCCTTCGCCAAGGACGCCGAGACCCTGGGCGCCAACGCCCTGATGGCCCTGCCGGCCATGGTCTACGTGCCCACCGAGGCCGAGCTGGAAGCCCACTTCCGCACGGTCGCCCAGGCGTCCAGCCTGCCGATCATGCTGTACAACAACCCGCCGGCCTATCGCGCCGCCATCACCCTGGGGGTGCTGAGCCGCCTGGCCGACGAGCCGACCATCGTGGCGGTCAAGGAGAGCGCGCCCGACACGCGTCGCTTCACCGACCTGGCCCGCACGTTCGGCGATCGCTTCATCCTGATGGCCGGCCTCGACGACGTCGCGCTGGAAGGCCTGATGCTGGGCGCCCGGGGCTGGATCTCGGGCCTGACCAGCGCCTTCCCGCAGGAGTCGGTGGCCCTGGTGGCCGCCTTCGATCGCGGCGACCTGGAAGAGGCGCGCCGCATCTATCGCTGGTTCATGCCGCTGCTGCACCTGGACGCCGAACACGACCTGGTCCAGTCGATCAAGCTGGCCGAGACGATCATGGGCCGTGGGACCGAATATGTGCGCATGCCGCGTCAGCCCCTGGCCGGCGACCGCCGCGCCCAGGTCATCGCCATGGTCGAGGAAGCCGCCGCCACCCGGCCGCAGCTGACCCCGGCCGCTGCCGCCTAA